A stretch of DNA from Bacteroidales bacterium:
CCATTTAATTTTTCAGCATTTTCAGGACAAATGTTTGGGATTATGGGAGGGAGTGGAACAGGAAAATCTACCTTATTAAATATTTTAAACGGAAATATTGAACTCTGTTCAGGCAAAATAATTATAAATGGATATGATTTTACAGAAAATAAAAAGAAATTTGAAAATGTAATTGGCTATATACCGCAGGATGACCTTCTTATAGAAGAATTAACTGTATTTCAAAACCTTTATTATAACGCAAAACTTTGCTTTGGTAATTTTAACGAAAAAAAAATAAAAAAAATAGTAACTCATATACTTGTTGATCTTGATTTATTCGAAGTAAAAAACCTTAAAGTAGGGAATCCTTTAAACAAATATATTAGCGGCGGACAACGAAAACGACTGAATATTGCTTTAGAACTTATTAGAGAACCTTATATTTTATTTATTGATGAACCTACTTCAGGATTATCATCAAATGATTCTGAAAAGGTAATTGAACTGCTTAAAGAGCAATCACTAAACGGAAAACTACTTTTTATTAACATACACCAGCCATCATCCGAAATATTTAAACAATTTGATAAAATAATAGTGCTTGATAAAGGTGGATACCCTGTTTACACAGGCAACCCTATTGATGCCATTGCTTATTTTAAAAAAATGTCGAATATGGTTGACTCCGAAGAAAGCGAATGTAATTGTTGTGGAAATATTAATGTTGACCTTGTCTTGGAGATAATTGAAGCACAGGATGTTAATGAATACGGGCAATTTATTGAAAAAAGAAAAATCAATCCTACACAATGGTACGAATTATTCAAAAAAAATATTCAAACTCAAGTTCAATTTATAAAGGAAAAATTTGAGATACCGCAAAGTACTTATACAATTCCGGGAAAAACAAAACAGTTTTCGGTTTATAGTATCAGGAATTTATTAGCAAAACTTGCCGATAAACAATATTTGATTATAAGTTTGTTGGTTGCTCCTTTTTTAGCTTTAATTCTAAGTTTATTCACAAAATATGTATTTATTGACGATTCAGGAAAAGCAGTTTATCATTTTATTAATAATGATAATATACCTTCATATTTATTTATGAGTATTACAGTTGCTTTATTTGTCGGACTCATCATTAGTGCAGAAGAAATATTCAGGGACAGGAAAATACTAAAACGAGAAGAGTTTTTAAATCTTAGCTGGTTAAGTTATATAAATTCAAAAGTGATATTACTGATTATTGTGTCGGCAATTCAAACAATATCTTTTGTTTTAATCGGTAATTATATTCTTGAAATAAATGATATGACATACAGCTTTTGGTTAGTTTTATTTTCGGTTTCCTGTTTTGCTAATCTTGTCGGGCTAAATATTTCATCAGCTTTTAAATCTATAGTTAGTATTTATATATTGATACCACTGATTTTGGTTCCGCAAATATTTTTCAACGGAGTATTAATTAAATTTGATAAACTTCATTATAAAATTGCTTCATATAAATATGTTCCGGTAGTTGCTGATTTAATGGCTTCGCGATGGGCATACGAAGCTATGGTAGTAATACAATTTAAAGAGAACAAATATCAGAAACATTTTTTTGATATTGAGTTTATTGAAAGTGAAGCATCTTTTTCAATGAATTATATTATTCCAAAATTAAAAGAAGAAGTTAAAAAATGTAAAAAATTATTTATTGATAATAAAATCAATGAAGCAGAACATAGCCTGAAATTAATTTATAATGAACTATTTAAGTTTCAAAACAAAATAAATGATTATAGTTTTACGTTTATTGATAGCATAAATATTAACGATTTTAATGAACAAATTGCTGATGAAACATTAAAATATCTTAAGTACCTGAAATCAAAATCATCAAAATTACTGAATCAAGCATTTGAAAAAAAAGATGAAAAATATGATGCACTTGTTCGTGAATACGGAAATGAAAATGTTTTTAAATTGAAACAAGAAAATTATAATAATAATTTGTCCGATTTTGTGAAAAATACAATGGAACTAAGCAGAATTATAAGAAAAAATGATGAATTAATACAAATGTATGAACCTATTTATAAACAGCCCGAATCAAAATATGGTCGTGCACAGTATTGTGCTCCTTATAAAATGATTGGAAACTTCAAAATTCCTACTTTATGGTTTAATATAATTGTATTATGGCTAATGAGTTTGGTTTTTTATATCTTGTTACGGTATAAAGTATTTGCAAAAATTTTTAAAAATTAAATACTTGTAACTTTTAATATATAAAGCATAATAAATAACATATGATTATAAATAATTAAGGATAAAATTAGAATAGCCCCCGATTTTAGAGACTGTGTGAAAATGTAAATAAAAGATATTTTTGACTAACTACGGCATTTATGCCGTAGATTAAAATACAAAACCAATTTGGCTTTAGCCCCTGATATATAGCACATTAATGGCTAAAGCCAAAAATCTTTTCATTTTTGTACTCCGCCATAAATGACGAAGTTAGTCATTTGTTTTTATGTTTTCACACAGTCTCTTTAATCGGGGGTATTGGTAATCAGCGACATAATCGCAGAAAGCACAATGTTTATTTGAAAAATAAAATTATCATCCTGCGGAATTACGAGACGTTATAGACAGATACTAAATTATAAATGAGACTTTTTAGAAAAAATTAGATTCAAATAATTTTATTATAGTTGAATATATACAATATGCCTAAAATTGTATATCTTGCAAACAAAAAATAATTAAAAAATGAATAATAATAAGCAAATAATAGTAGTTATATTTACTTTAATCTTAATTTCAGGAACTTCATTAACTTCAACAAGTCATGATTGTAATAATTTTAGTCAAAGTAACTGTGTTCTACCTGTTGACTGGCCTTATGAGTTTAATTCTCAATCAGTTAATATTACTTTAATTCCAGGACAAAGCTATAAATTTAGTGCTGTATTTTATGAAAACTACGATTATTATATTGGATTTTGTACCGAAGAAGGCGGCGGAAATCTTCAATATCGCTTATTAAGTACTGATGTTTATCTTGATGAAAAATATGATCCTATTTCTAATACAGGAATACCTAATATTGAGTTCATTAATACAAATACACGTATAGTCATTATCGAAGTAAAAATTCTTCGTTCATCAGCTACAATAGATGTTAACAATAAACAATGTGTTGGTATTATCATTGGTAGTAAAAAAACAGATGATAATTTTTAATAAAATCAAGGAACGAAAAAAATAAAGTCCCAACATAAATAAACCTTTTATCAATTGTATATCAGTAAATTAAAAAATTATAGACACATGAAAATAAAAGTTCAAACAATCAAAGTATTAAGTTTAATAATTGTTATTTCGGTATTTGTAAAATGCAGCCCTGACGGGTCAAAATCTTCAGATAATGATAGTGATAATA
This window harbors:
- a CDS encoding ATP-binding cassette domain-containing protein yields the protein MNELIINSLMQLYALVAFANKEADSQLSRNFVESYLRLYFSKKVIDKQLILFDYYINDLFKEAKESEVEYSSVFSVKILQICEDINKELHQRQKLLVLFNLLQFVKHWKPVDIIGIEEEVSVQEIVETVALVFNFSEIEFNNIKYFTYEQIYKVPDKKKILLITDNEFLPITEINKLIRQGLKGQIYVLHIKSTNTYLFRYQGDEKLEMMGKPIFSNHVYLFEKGASVKVKKNQPIYYSEIIAAYIHADDKLKIVFEVQDINYKYPKSNNGIHPFNFSAFSGQMFGIMGGSGTGKSTLLNILNGNIELCSGKIIINGYDFTENKKKFENVIGYIPQDDLLIEELTVFQNLYYNAKLCFGNFNEKKIKKIVTHILVDLDLFEVKNLKVGNPLNKYISGGQRKRLNIALELIREPYILFIDEPTSGLSSNDSEKVIELLKEQSLNGKLLFINIHQPSSEIFKQFDKIIVLDKGGYPVYTGNPIDAIAYFKKMSNMVDSEESECNCCGNINVDLVLEIIEAQDVNEYGQFIEKRKINPTQWYELFKKNIQTQVQFIKEKFEIPQSTYTIPGKTKQFSVYSIRNLLAKLADKQYLIISLLVAPFLALILSLFTKYVFIDDSGKAVYHFINNDNIPSYLFMSITVALFVGLIISAEEIFRDRKILKREEFLNLSWLSYINSKVILLIIVSAIQTISFVLIGNYILEINDMTYSFWLVLFSVSCFANLVGLNISSAFKSIVSIYILIPLILVPQIFFNGVLIKFDKLHYKIASYKYVPVVADLMASRWAYEAMVVIQFKENKYQKHFFDIEFIESEASFSMNYIIPKLKEEVKKCKKLFIDNKINEAEHSLKLIYNELFKFQNKINDYSFTFIDSININDFNEQIADETLKYLKYLKSKSSKLLNQAFEKKDEKYDALVREYGNENVFKLKQENYNNNLSDFVKNTMELSRIIRKNDELIQMYEPIYKQPESKYGRAQYCAPYKMIGNFKIPTLWFNIIVLWLMSLVFYILLRYKVFAKIFKN